Proteins encoded together in one Lathyrus oleraceus cultivar Zhongwan6 chromosome 5, CAAS_Psat_ZW6_1.0, whole genome shotgun sequence window:
- the LOC127082919 gene encoding putative RING-H2 finger protein ATL69: protein MSTTAPPPSTTVTTTAGVGLGYGIAIAVSILVLISTIMLASYICVRLKSQGRRNSFHLNRENVTINQNYINGSGFQPEPFILGLEKPVIDSYPKMILGESLRLPKRNEGPCSICLNDYLPKETIRCVPDCQHCFHAECVDEWLRVSATCPLCRNSPAPSPVATPLSELVPLAFHAR from the coding sequence ATGTCCACCACAGCTCCACCACCATCCACCACCGTAACTACCACCGCCGGCGTAGGTCTCGGCTACGGCATCGCAATTGCCGTAAGCATCCTCGTCCTCATCTCAACCATCATGCTCGCTTCCTACATTTGCGTCCGCTTAAAATCCCAAGGCCGCCGCAACTCCTTCCATCTCAACCGCGAAAATGTAACTATAAATCAAAATTATATCAACGGCTCGGGGTTTCAGCCCGAGCCGTTTATCTTGGGCTTAGAAAAGCCTGTGATTGATTCCTACCCGAAGATGATACTTGGAGAGAGTCTCCGACTGCCGAAGCGTAATGAAGGACCGTGTTCGATCTGTTTGAATGATTATCTTCCGAAAGAAACTATAAGGTGCGTTCCGGATTGTCAGCATTGTTTTCATGCGGAATGTGTTGATGAGTGGCTTCGGGTGAGTGCCACGTGTCCGCTGTGCCGGAACTCGCCTGCTCCGTCGCCAGTGGCTACGCCGTTGTCGGAGCTTGTTCCTCTGGCTTTTCATGCCAGGTGA